The Aestuariibaculum lutulentum genome segment TTCAGCAAACAACAAGAGAAATTCCTGTGCTAAATGCTACAGAGTATGCTTTGATAGTTAATGAGGCGCATGCTGCCGGAGGGAGTGCCATTCCTTTTCCGGATGTGTCAAATTTAGGCTCGGGTACAGATTGGCAGGATAAAGTGTTTAGTAATGCTTTTATTACCAATCATAATATATTGTTTAAAGGCGGAACAAAGAATTCTTATTATTCTTATAGTGGATCGTTTTTAACTCAAGATGGTATTGTTGGCGGACCAAGATCAAACTTCACACGTTTTACAAATAACATAAGTTATAATGTGGACTTTCTGAAGAATTTTAAATTCACTTCAGGGTTAATGTTGATAAGAACGAGTAAACGAAACCTTCCGGAAAATTCTAATTCATCTGTTTTATTTAATGCCTTAAATATGGCACCAACATTTACAGTTAGAGATGAAGAAGGGGCTTATACTTTAGCCGAAGGGTTAGGAGGAGAGGTTATTAATCCTTTAGCTCAAATCGATGACACCCACGACCGAGGAAAGGTTCTAAAACTTAGCGGTAACGCAGGATTATCTTATAACTTTTTAGATCATTTTACAGCTCAAACCAATATTCAGTGGAATTATTCCGAAGTGAGTTCTAATATCTTTAATCCGGTTGCATATTTTGGTAGTGGTAAAAATAGTAATGTTGACAGGAGTTCTATTGTAACAACTTTAGACCATTACAGAGATTATACATTTGATGCTTTTGTTAAGTATCAAAATTCAATTAATGACACTCATAATATTAATGTGCTTTTAGGAACCTCGGTTTTTAAAACAACAGGAGAGTTTTCAGGTTTAACAGGATATGATGTCACCATAGCAAATCCATCAATGGATGCGGCTTCAGATATTGAAGATCGTTACGAGGCGCAGGGAAGAAACCCTACATTCGATTCTCGATTATTATCATATTTCACAAGACTTCAGTACGACTATAAAGGCAAGTATTTGTTTTCAGCAGTACTTCGTCGTGATGGGTCAACTAAATTCGGACCGGAAAATAAATTCGGATTCTTCCCTTCAGGATCAATTGGATGGGTAGCTTCAGATGAATCGTTTCTTTCAGAAAGTGAGTTTTTCGATTTATTAAAGTTCAGAGCCTCTTACGGTATTTTGGGTAACGATAGAATTCCAGATTACCGTTTTGTATCACTCTTAAATGGTGAAGGAACTTATATCTTTAATGATAACGAAGTGTTTGGTGTTGCTAGCGGAGCCATTTCAAACCCAGGTATTAAATGGGAAAAACAAAAGACTTTAGATGTTGGTGTCGATATGCGTTTTGTTGATAATAAAATTGACATTACTGCCGATTATTTTAAAAAACGTACTGAAGATTTATTAGTTATTCCTCAAGTTTCCGGATTGCTGGGAACTGGTGGTGCGCCAGTTATAAATGGTGGTATTATCGAGAATACAGGATTTGAATTTGCTATTGGATATACCGATAATTTCAGCGACGATTTTAAATTCAGTGTGCGATACAACTTAACAACTCTTAAAAACGAAGTGATTTCGGTAAATACCGATGGCGACTTTTTAACTGGTGGTTCTTTTGGTATCGGTCAGCCAACGCCTTCAAGAATGGAAGCAGGCTATCCTATAGGTTATTTTAGAGGTTATAAAACCGATGGTATTTTTCAAAATCAAGATGAAGTTGATAATTATCCAACAATTGATGAACGTGTTCAGTCGGGTGATTTAAGATTTGTAGATATTAACGACGACGGTGTTATTAACGATGATGATAAGACGAACATCGGAGACCCGATTCCGGATGCAACTATGGGGCTTAACCTGTCTATGGACTTTAAAAACTTCGATTTTTCAGCTTACGCTTTTGCATCTGTAGGCAATGAGATTGTTAGGAATTTTGAGCGTAATCAGGCGCTGACAAACAAGACGGTTTATTATCTGGACCGTTGGACGGGTGAAGGCTCAACAAATGCAACCCCTCGAGTAACAACGGGAGCGACTTCCAATATTCTGTTTTCAGATTTTTATGTTGAAGATGGCTCATTTGTAAGACTTCAAAATGTACAGTTAGGCTACACGTTTGGAGACAAGGTTTTTGGTAATTCCAAGATCAATAAGCTTCGTTTATATGTGTCGGCAAGTAATTTGTTTACACTTACTAAGTATTCTGGCTACGACCCAACAGCGTCTAGTGGCGCTCCAATTGGAGGCGGAATCGATCAGGGATTCTACCCGAGTGCCAGAACGTATTTATTCGGTGTTAACTTAAAATTCTAATCTCATCATGAAAAATATAAAACTAAATATAATCTTACTGATGGTACTTATCACTTGGTCATGCAGTGACAGCTTTGTTGATGTAGACTCAGAAGATACGAATTCAGAAGACTTTTTTAATTCCGAAAAGGATTATCAGGATGCCTTGGTTGCCGCTTACGATTATTTACAGGCTACGGCAAGAAATGTTCAGCTTGGTGAAATTGCTTCAGATAATACGTTGTGTGGCGGTGAAAGTGCTACCGATGTGATTGGCTTTCAGGAAATAGACGATATGATTCATACCCCTATTAATGCTAATTTAAGAGAAATCTGGACTTGGATGTATACGGGCGTGAATCGTGCAAATTACATTATGGAATTTCAGGATAAGTTAGATTTTCCTAATAAGACCAGTGTAATTGCGCAAACCAGATTTTTAAGAGCATATTATTATTTCGAACTGGTAAAATGGTTTGGAGATGTGCCTTTAGCCATCGATAAGCGTATTCAGTTTGGAGAACAATTTAATATCGATCGCGCGCCAGCATCAGATGTTTATGATTTGATTGAACAAGATTTAATCTTTGCATCTGCTAATCTGCCATATACACAAAGTGAAACCGGTCGCGTGACCAAAGGTGCTGCTCAGGCTTTATTAGGCAAAGCGTACTTGTATCAAAATAAATTCTCTGAATCAGCAACGGTTTTGGAAGATTTGATAAACAATGGGCCGCATAGATTGTTGTCTTCAGAAGAAGCGCCGTTAATGTTTGAAAATGAATATGAAAACAATATTGAATCGGTATTTGAAATCCAGTATTCCGATGTTGATGGTGGTAGTTATGATTGTTTTCAGTGTTTGGAAGGGAATTATGCAGTTGGGTTTAATGGGGTTAGAAGTTATGATGGACCACTTTACGACTTCGGATATAGTTTTAATGTGCCAACTCAAGAGGTCGTTGATGCTTTCGAAGATGGAGATATTCGATTAGGCTATTCTATTTTAGATATAGAGGCCTGGGCAGAAGAAACCGGAGCGACTTATACGACAGGTTATGAGCATACTGGGTATTTCAATTTAAAGTATATCGCCAGAAAGGGTGATTTAAATCAACCAGATGCAGCGTTAACCAATCCTAATAATTATAGATCCATTCGTTTTGCCGATGTTTTATTAATGGCTGCTGAAGCTTTAAATAGGGGTAGTATTAGTGATACGCGCGCCGTCGAATATTTGAATATGGTAAGAACCAGAGCTACTTTGTCTCCTTTAAGCTTATCGGGATCTAACCTTACAAATGCCATTTACAAAGAACGTCGTGTAGAATTGGTGGGAGAAGGGCATCGTTTCTTCGATTTGGTAAGAACAGGACGAGCAGCTCAGGAAATTGACGGGTTTGTTTCCGGTAAACATGAGGTATTCCCAATACCAGTTGAGGAGATTGAATTGTCTGGAGGCAGATGGAACCAAAACCCAGGATACTAAAAAACGACATTATGAAAACATTAAAATATATATACAGTTTATGTCTAATGCTGCTAATTGTTTTTAATTGTAGCGACGACGATAGCTTCGAGTATTTAGACGATATCGTAGCGCCTTCAGGGGTTACGGCAACCTTTCTTCCGGTGTTAGATGAAGCTAATGGAGATTTAGGTTTAATAACCATTACACCAAATGCCGTGGGAGCGTCATCGTATAATATCGATTTTGGTGATGGCACAACAGAAAAGGCAAAAGTAATGCAGGGGGAAAGTGTAGTACATAAATATGCTGAAAAACCTGAAGGTGAATTTTATACGGTAACTATTGAAGCTGTGGGATTGTCAGGATTAAAAACTTCGGCAACAGAAAATCTTGAGGTTGTATTTAAAGCACCAGAATTAAGTTGTGATATTGTTAATGCTTCCGATATTAAAATCTCAAATAATGAAGCCATTTCAAAACAAGTGGATGTTCAGGTTAGTGCAAAATACGGATTGAGTTATGAGGTGTATTTTGGGGAGGAAGGTAATGACGAACCTTTGGCAGCTAATATTGGTGACCCAGTATCCTATGTTTATCAGGAACCGGGAACTTATAGTATTAAAATTGTAGCTATGAGTGCTTCTTCTCAAACTACAGAATGTACTTTCGATTTTGAAGTTACTGAGATTTTACAACCTATAGAATCTGCTCCTTCACCACCAAATAGAGAAGACCAGGATGTGATTTCAATTTACAGTGCTAAATACAATGATGTTGCTGGTACCAATTATTTCCCAGATTGGGGACAAGCTGGTCAGGGAAGTGGCTGGGCTACCTTTGATTTAAACGGTGATGAAATGTTACAATACATTAATCTAAGTTATCAGGGAATTGCGCTAGCCGACGGAACGACTGTTGATGTATCCGGGATGAAATACTTACACCTTGATGTTTGGACAGCTTCTGAAGGTTTGAAAATAGAAACCTCTTTAATTAATAATGCTTCTGGAACAGTAACTGAAAAACCAGTTTGGCGTGATTTAACATCAGGAGAATGGACAAGTCTTGATATTCCAATTTCAGAATACACAGATCAAGGGCTTACGGTAACCGAAATATTCCAAATGAAATTTGTTGGAGATCCTTGGGCGACGGGGACAGTGTTTATTGATAATATCTATTTCTATAAACCTTCAACGGTAGCAGAAACACCAGAATACAATGCGCCTGGACCTACTCAAAATGCATCGAATGTGGTGTCTATTTACAGTGATGCTTATACCACCGTTGGTATAAGTGAGTTAAATCCGAATTGGGGACAAACCACAACGTTGACAGAAGTGAACCTTAACGGAAATAATATCTGGTTGTATGAAGCATTAAATTATACGGGCATTGTAACTGATTATGGTAACCCAACCAATCTGGCCAGTATGGATTATGTGCATTTCGATTATTTTACGCCAGACGCAGAAGCTTTAGGCTTAAAAATAGTAAATACTGTAGTTAATCAGGAAGATATTGTATTCGTTGATGAAATTGTTCGAGGTACCTGGGTAAGTGTAACCATTCCAATGTCTGAATTCAATATTGATGCTTCAGCGGTAACGCAACTGTTGTTTGATACGGCAGGAGGAAGTGCCAAAGTGTATATAGATAATCTTTATTTTTATTCAGATAGTACAAGTCAACCAGAAGTAACAGCCCCTGTGCCTACTATTGCTCAGGCCGATGTGGTTTCTATTTACAGCGATGCTTACACAGGAGTGACATTAAATGAGGTAAATCCAGGGTGGGGACAAACAACAACCTTGACTGATTACAGTGTTTCAGGTGATAATATATGGCTGTACGAATCTTTAAACTATTCTGGAATTGTTACCGATTATGGGAATCCTACAGATTTAACAGGAGTGAAATATCTGCATTTTGATTATTATACACCTGATGCTACGACCTTAGGGTTTAAAATAGTAAATACGACTTTCGACCCTGCAATGGAAGACATTGTGTTTTTACCTAAAGTTATTACCGGAACTTGGATAAGCGTCACTATTCCGTTGTCAAAATACAATCTTGATTTTTCGAATATTACGCAGTTAATATGGGACACTTCAGGAGGCAGTTCAACGGTGTATGTCGACAATATTTACTTTCATAATTAAGAATAAAAAAACAGAAAGATGAAAACACTAAAATATATATTAATTCCGATTTGTGCAGTTTTATTCTTTACGATGAGCTGTCAGGATGAAGATTTAGAAATAGGTGATATAATAACACCTACTAATATTCAGATGGATGTCGAGATTATTGGAGTAGATGCCAGTAATCCCAATGGTGATGGTACTGGTTTTGTAAAATTTTCAGCTAAAGCCGATAATGCCTTTACTTATATTTTCAATTTTGGAGACGATACCGATAACGTAGTTTCAACAGGAGAGGCAATGCACCGTTTTACTCAAGTTGGCGTTAATGCTTATACCGTAACAGTGATTGCATCAGGTACAGGTGGCGCACAAAGTTCGAAGTCTATGATTGTAGAAGTCTATAGTTCGTTCGAAGATCAGGAGGCTAAAGATTTCTTAAGTGGAGGCCCCGGGACCAGTAAAACCTGGTATTGGGCAGCCGATAAGCCATCAAATATAGGTTTAGGCCCTAATGAAGTTTCAAGTGGAGGAGAACATAGATATCCGGCCTGGTTTCAGTCTAATGCCTGGCACCCTGATAAATTATGTATGTACGATGCCGAAATGGTCTTTACCCAGGCCGCTGATGGTACTTTAACTTTTGAACAAACTGTAGGGGATGCTTATGTTCCAGGCACCTATGCTGGTAATTTAGGTGTGACTGGTGATACATGTCATGGTGCAGATGTAGTGCCCTCTTTAGCTGGCGTTAAAAATGTACAGTTGGTGCCTTCTACATCTATTGCCACTATCGATCAAAATGACCCTGATAATGAACCTTATCGAGGAACAACCATTAATTTTTCAGATGGTGGTTTTATGAGCTGGTATGTGGGTAGTAGTAGTTTTGAAATCATAGAAATTACAGATAGCACGCTGGAAGTTCGGGTTACTGAACCCGGTTATGCCTGGTATTGCTTATTTCAAACAGAAAAACCAGTTCAACCCTAATTTGATATATAGCTATAGCAGGAGGTTATTTAATTAATCTCCTGCATTTAGAAAATTTCAAACAAAATATAATGATAAAAAAGATGCTTTATATTCTAAATATAGGCTTATGGCTGCTATTGTCTTGTTCAGGAGGTAGCGATGATGTAAGCCCACCAGATACCCCAAAAGATATTATACCTACTAATTTAACCTTAATGGTTGATGTTTTGGGAACAGACACTAATAATCCTAATGGAGATGGCTCTGGAGTAATTACTGTCTCGATACATGCAGATAATGCCGATTCCTATGGTTTTAAAGTAGAATCTCAACAGGAAGTTAAAAATACAACCGGTGTTTTTGAATATACATTTATTAATGAAGGCACTAATGAATATGTAATCACTGCATTTGCATATTCCAAAACAGGCCATGAGGTAAGTACGTTTAAAAAAATGCTGGTTTACGTCAATTCCGGAGAACTACAATTAGTTTGGTCTGATGATTTTGATACCGATGGTGTTCCCGACGCTTCAAAATGGGGGTACGATATAGGTAATGGTTGTCCCGATATTTGTGGCTGGGGAAATGGCGAAAACCAATTTTATACCAACCGTTCAGATAATGTAAAAGTAGAAAACGGTCTGTTGAAAATTATTGCTAAAAAGGAAGATTATCAGGGCTCGGCCTATACCTCCGCAAGATTATTGACTAAAGATAAATATGAGTTTACCTATGGTCGGGTTGATGTGAGAGTAAAATTACCAAGCGGACAAGGCACATGGCCTGCTATTTGGATGCTTGGCGCTAATATTGATGAAGTAGGTTGGCCCGAATGTGGTGAAATAGATATCATGGAACATTGGGGGCATAATGCAACTGTGGTTTCAAGTGCCACACATACCTTATCTTGCTCTGGAGGTTGCGAAAATGTAAAAGTAGGAGAAACCACTGTGACCGACTACGCGACATCATTTCACGTATATTCCTTAATTTGGAACGAAGACGAACTACAGTTTTTGATTGATGGCGATTTAAAATATACTTATAATCCAGCCACTAAGAATGTGACTACCTGGCCGTATAATAAACCACAGTTTTTGATTTTAAATGTAGCACTTGGTGGAAGTTGGTTTACCATTGATCCCAACTTTACTGAAGCTGTTATGGAGATTGATTACGTAAAAGTATACCAATAATATGAAAACAAAATACATATATAAGATACTTATATTGCTTTTCATTTTTAACAGTTCATGTAAAGAAAATGCAAAAGGAAATACTGAAATAAAACCAGATGGTATTGAACAAAAAGTAACCAGTTTATTAGCTAAAATGACGTTGGAAGAAAAAATTGGCCAGATGAATCAGTACAACGGGTTTTGGGATGTTACGGGTCCAATGCCGTCTTCGGGCGATGCTGCTAAAAAGTACGAGCATTTAAAGAAAGGTTACGTTGGCTCGATGTTAAATGTACGCGGTGTTAAAGAGGTTAAAGCTGTTCAAAAAATTGCGGTTGAAGAAACCCGATTAGGAATTCCGTTAATTATTGGTTTCGATGTGATTCACGGTTATGAAACTTTAAGTCCTATTCCATTAGCAGAAGCTTCCAGTTGGGATTTAGAAGCCATTAAAAAATCTGCTGAGGTAGCAGCTAAAGAGGCGGCCGCAGCAGGAATTAACTGGACATTTGCACCAATGGTTGATATTTCAAGAGATGCCCGTTGGGGACGTGTTATGGAAGGAGCTGGGGAAGATCCGTTTTTGGGAAGTAAAATAGCTGTAGCTCGCGTAGAAGGATTTCAAGGTGATGATTTATCATCTTCAGAAACCATTGCGGCTTGTGCCAAACATTGGGCAGGCTATGGTTTTTCAGAATCTGGAAGAGATTATAATACCGTTGATGTTGGCACGTCGACATTAAATAACATCATTTTTCCACCGTTTAAGGCTGCAGCCGATGCCGGCGTGAAAACTTTTATGAATTCGTTTAATGAATTAAATGGTATTCCGGCAACTGGAAATGCTTTTTTGCAGCGTGACATTTTAAAAGGAAAATGGAATTATGATGGTTTTGTAGTTTCCGACTGGGGCTCTATTAACGAAATGATGGCGCATGGTTTTGCAGAAGATAAAAAAGCTGCCGCAAAATTGGCTGTAACCGCTGGGTCTGATATGGACATGGAATCGTATGCTTATGTTGATGAATTAGCGAATCTAGTGAGTGAAGGACAAGTTGATGAAGCTTTAATTGATGATGCGGTAAAGCGCATTCTAAGAGTAAAGTTTGAATTAGGACTGTTCGATGATCCTTACAAATATTGTGACAGCGAAACTGAAAAGGAAGTAATAGGTAGCAAAGAAATTAATGATGCTGTTTTAGATGTCGCTAAGAAATCAATTGTGCTTTTAAAGAATGAGAATCAGATTTTACCATTAAAGAAAAGTGGTCAGAATATAGCTTTAATAGGAGCCTTGGCTGCAGATAAAACAAGTCCTTTAGGAAGTTGGCGTATTGCAGCTAAAGACAGTACTGCGATATCGGTTTTAGAAGGGATGCAGCAGTATTCAGAAAATAAACTAATGTATGCTAAGGGAGCCGATTTAGTTTATGGGGAAACCACCTTTGCAAAGGAATTAAATATTAATATTTCGGATAAAAGTGAGTTTTCTGAAGCTGTTTCAGTGGCTAAAAGTGCGGATGTTGTGGTCATGGTTCTAGGGGAGCATGGTTTTCAAAGTGGAGAAGCCAGAAGTAGAACTAATTTAGATTTACCGGGTGTTCAGCAGGAATTATTGGAAGCTGTTTTTTCTGTAAACAAGAATATTGTTTTGGTATTAAATAATGGAAGACCATTAGCAATTACCTGGGCAGATAAACATATTCCGGCAATTGTAGAGGCTTGGCAGTTGGGAACACAGAGTGGTCATGCCATAGCACAGGTGTTGTATGGTGATTATAACCCAAGTGGAAAGTTACCTATGTCTTTCCCAAGGCATGTGGGGCAAGTTCCAATTTATTACAATTATAAGAATACGGGAAGGCCAGTTATTCCGGCTCCAAATGAAGTGTTTTGGTCACATTATACAGATGAAAGCAATAAGCCATTATATCCTTTTGGACATGGTTTAAGTTACACAACATTTTCTTATTCTAACCTTCAAATTGAAAAAGTCAATGAAGATGAGGTAGAAGTTTCGGTAGATGTTAAAAATACAGGTGATGTTCAGGGGAAGGAAGTTGTTCAGTTATATATAAGAGATTTGGTAGCAAGTATAACGCGGCCAGTAAAAGAGTTAAAAGGATTTGAGTTAATAGCTTTAAATCCTTACGAGAAAAGGACGGTAAAATTTATTTTAACCAAAAATGAATTAGGCTTCTTTGATAACTCTGGAGTGTTTGTTTTTGAGTCAGGTGACTTTAAAGTTTTTGTTGGTGGAAGTTCTGAAACTGTTTTAGAACAGGATTTTGAACTTTAATCTAGTTTAGTTGGTAAAAAGCCTTTCAGTTTTTATTGAAAGGCTTTTTTATTATAAAATTGAATTTTTAATCTTCTAAGGTATTTAATATTTGCGCAAAATTAGCTTTAGTCGTTAAGACCTTATTTGTGACTTCAATATTTTTTAATTCGGTTTCTATAAGTTTGGCTTCACGATAATTAATTAGAAATAAGGAGCCTTCTCCAAGTTCAAATTTTTTCTCCTCGGCTACCACCAATTGTTTGTAATCATTAACCAGATTTTGCACAATATCACTTTGTTTTTCGTATGATTCGATTTCCTGTTGTACTGCATTGATTTTGTTTAGTAAAGTGACTTTGGTTGACGATAAATTAAAATCGATATCCTGCAATTTTAGTTTCGTTAGTTTTAAATCAGCCCGTTCTTTACGCAGAAACAGAGGCATACTAATATTTAGTCCGGCTTTATAGTTTTGCGTGTTTAGGGTGTTTAAGTTTTCGTAATCACTTGTTAAAAAGTTGTATTGTACATCTATTTTCGGAAGCAGATTATTATTGTTTAAACGTTTTTCAAAAATTAATTGTTGCCTTTGCAAAGCTAAAGCTTGTATTTTAGGATGATTTTCAAGAAGATCATCTGAAATTTCAAGGAGACTACTATTTAAAACTCTATCTGCTATAAATGGTGAATTTACATCGGGGATTAAGCTATAGTCAAGTTCAACAGGAGTATTATCTTCTAACCACAGGTAATTGGATAATTCCAGTTGAGATTTAATGTATTTAATACGCGATTTTTCAACATCCAGTGCTCTGTTTTTATAATTGATGCTGGCCTCTAAAGTATCTACAGCAGGTTTATCGCCTGCTTCAAAACTGGTAATAACATTTTTTAAACGCTCATCGGCATTGGTTTGGTAATCGGTATAAACTTTAAATTCCTGATAGCATTTCAACCAGTTAAAATAGGTTTCAATGGCATTATATAGTACCTCATTAGTAGTCAGACTTTGTTTGTTAAGACTAATATCTTTATAAAGCTTGGCTTGTTTTAGGGTTGCCATACGTTCATTGGCTAAAAATCCTTTGGCTAACGACATGGAAACACCGGCACTGTACAAGCCATCTTCAGGAACTTTTGATTCCGGATTAAGGTAGTAGCCTTCATTATTTTCGTAATTAGCTTTAAGTTCAATCCCGTACCAAGTAGGAATTTTAAAGGCAGCGTTTAACTTATCGTAATATTCAGTTCCTGTGAATTTCTTTTTACTATAATCGACTTCTATTTTAGGGTCGAAAGCACCACGTGCTTTAAGAAGTTTTATTTCTCCCTCGGAAGCGATTAGCTGTGCCTGTTTCACAATAGGATGGTATTGTTTTACATAACCTAAATACTCTTCCAGGCTAAAAATACTATCAGTTGATGTTTGCGCCTGAACTGAAAAGAACAAACCGAACATATACAACAGAAGAGATAATGTTTTAAGTTTTGTAAAATGTATGTTTTTCAAAATCATTATGTAGAATTAAATGATTGGATTTATTTCTTTTCTTCACTTTTTTTAGAATCATCTTCACCTTCTGGAACATAAAAGTTAGGAGGGAAGCTGTTTATTTGTCGCCAGATTTCAAACCAAATAGGCACATCTTCTAAAAGTGTAATAGTTTGTGCCCCAGAACCAACACGTAAAGCTTCCGGCCACGGACCATAATCTGGATCTCTGTTTATTAGCACACGATACATACCATTTTTGCTGGCAAAGTTTTCGATAGCAACAATGGTTGCGCCATAAGTACCGTAAGAGACATTAGGCCAGCCACTAAATACGATTGCAGGCCAACCTTCAAATTGCACTTGCACGTGCTCTCCTTTATGTAAAAGAGGTAAATCTATTGGTCTAACCCACATTTCGACAGCTAATTCGTAGTTTGCCGGCATAATACCAACTAATGGTTCACCTTCTTTAAAAGTTTCTCCAATTCCTGATTTTATGGCTTTATTGATATAACCATCCTGCGGAGCCGTTATATAAAGTAAACTGTTTCTTTTTTCGTAGTTAGCCAAACTGTTTTCTAATTTTGAAACTTGAGCCTCACTGTCTAAAGCACTCGATTCGGCAGTGTATAAATCACTTTGTGCTTTAGATAGTTTGTCGCCGTAAGTAGCCTTGATGGTTGAGATGTTCAGTTTGGCATTTATCACCTCGTTTTTTGACACCAGCCATTTGTTTTCCTGAGATATGTATTTGGCATTGGCTTCCTGAAGTTTATTTCGGTATTCTTCAACATCTTTAACAGCTTTTAACCCTTGCTCTTGTAACGATACAGTACGCTCAAACTGAGTTTCGGCAATTTTGGCTTTGGTTTTAGCAGCTTCTAAATCAATGCTATCTGATTCTACTTTTAATTTCGACTGGATGTACTTGTTTTTAGCTTGCTCCAACTTTAACTGTTGTTCCTGTTGTAATGCTGCATACTGATTTTTCAACGCTTGAACTTTTGAACGGTATGCATCAACAGAAGCCGATTTTGCCTTAATCTGGTCACCTGTACGTTCGGTTAGTAAGTCGTCGAAATATTCACTTTTAATTTCCGATATTTTAAGAATGGTATCGCCTTGTTTAACAAAATCACCTTCCTGAACAAACCAAGAATCAATACGTCCCGGAATAGGCGATTGTAACGTTTGTGGACGTTGGTTTGGCTTTAGTGTAGTTACTAAACCTTTACTGGTTACATTCTGTGTCCAGGGTAAAAATAAAATGATAACAACCAATATGGTACTGATTAGCAAAACACGTCTAAACAG includes the following:
- a CDS encoding PKD domain-containing protein, with protein sequence MKTLKYILIPICAVLFFTMSCQDEDLEIGDIITPTNIQMDVEIIGVDASNPNGDGTGFVKFSAKADNAFTYIFNFGDDTDNVVSTGEAMHRFTQVGVNAYTVTVIASGTGGAQSSKSMIVEVYSSFEDQEAKDFLSGGPGTSKTWYWAADKPSNIGLGPNEVSSGGEHRYPAWFQSNAWHPDKLCMYDAEMVFTQAADGTLTFEQTVGDAYVPGTYAGNLGVTGDTCHGADVVPSLAGVKNVQLVPSTSIATIDQNDPDNEPYRGTTINFSDGGFMSWYVGSSSFEIIEITDSTLEVRVTEPGYAWYCLFQTEKPVQP
- a CDS encoding glycoside hydrolase family 16 protein, translated to MIKKMLYILNIGLWLLLSCSGGSDDVSPPDTPKDIIPTNLTLMVDVLGTDTNNPNGDGSGVITVSIHADNADSYGFKVESQQEVKNTTGVFEYTFINEGTNEYVITAFAYSKTGHEVSTFKKMLVYVNSGELQLVWSDDFDTDGVPDASKWGYDIGNGCPDICGWGNGENQFYTNRSDNVKVENGLLKIIAKKEDYQGSAYTSARLLTKDKYEFTYGRVDVRVKLPSGQGTWPAIWMLGANIDEVGWPECGEIDIMEHWGHNATVVSSATHTLSCSGGCENVKVGETTVTDYATSFHVYSLIWNEDELQFLIDGDLKYTYNPATKNVTTWPYNKPQFLILNVALGGSWFTIDPNFTEAVMEIDYVKVYQ
- a CDS encoding SusC/RagA family TonB-linked outer membrane protein — encoded protein: MRHYLFMILTLFFVSYANAQSIEIKGNVKDGSGVPIPGVNILQKNTANGTVSDFDGNFTISNIEIGSTLTFSYVGYITQDIVVANDSFFNIQLQEDLAKLDEVVVIGYGTQTKKEITGAVSVLGAETIEELKPTRIEQALQGQVAGVNITSQSGSPGAGATISIRGVSTNGDSRPLILVDGNVIEDLSVINPNDIESINILKDATAGIYGVRAANGVILIKTKTGRKEMPLQVEYNAYGGFQQTTREIPVLNATEYALIVNEAHAAGGSAIPFPDVSNLGSGTDWQDKVFSNAFITNHNILFKGGTKNSYYSYSGSFLTQDGIVGGPRSNFTRFTNNISYNVDFLKNFKFTSGLMLIRTSKRNLPENSNSSVLFNALNMAPTFTVRDEEGAYTLAEGLGGEVINPLAQIDDTHDRGKVLKLSGNAGLSYNFLDHFTAQTNIQWNYSEVSSNIFNPVAYFGSGKNSNVDRSSIVTTLDHYRDYTFDAFVKYQNSINDTHNINVLLGTSVFKTTGEFSGLTGYDVTIANPSMDAASDIEDRYEAQGRNPTFDSRLLSYFTRLQYDYKGKYLFSAVLRRDGSTKFGPENKFGFFPSGSIGWVASDESFLSESEFFDLLKFRASYGILGNDRIPDYRFVSLLNGEGTYIFNDNEVFGVASGAISNPGIKWEKQKTLDVGVDMRFVDNKIDITADYFKKRTEDLLVIPQVSGLLGTGGAPVINGGIIENTGFEFAIGYTDNFSDDFKFSVRYNLTTLKNEVISVNTDGDFLTGGSFGIGQPTPSRMEAGYPIGYFRGYKTDGIFQNQDEVDNYPTIDERVQSGDLRFVDINDDGVINDDDKTNIGDPIPDATMGLNLSMDFKNFDFSAYAFASVGNEIVRNFERNQALTNKTVYYLDRWTGEGSTNATPRVTTGATSNILFSDFYVEDGSFVRLQNVQLGYTFGDKVFGNSKINKLRLYVSASNLFTLTKYSGYDPTASSGAPIGGGIDQGFYPSARTYLFGVNLKF
- a CDS encoding RagB/SusD family nutrient uptake outer membrane protein: MKNIKLNIILLMVLITWSCSDSFVDVDSEDTNSEDFFNSEKDYQDALVAAYDYLQATARNVQLGEIASDNTLCGGESATDVIGFQEIDDMIHTPINANLREIWTWMYTGVNRANYIMEFQDKLDFPNKTSVIAQTRFLRAYYYFELVKWFGDVPLAIDKRIQFGEQFNIDRAPASDVYDLIEQDLIFASANLPYTQSETGRVTKGAAQALLGKAYLYQNKFSESATVLEDLINNGPHRLLSSEEAPLMFENEYENNIESVFEIQYSDVDGGSYDCFQCLEGNYAVGFNGVRSYDGPLYDFGYSFNVPTQEVVDAFEDGDIRLGYSILDIEAWAEETGATYTTGYEHTGYFNLKYIARKGDLNQPDAALTNPNNYRSIRFADVLLMAAEALNRGSISDTRAVEYLNMVRTRATLSPLSLSGSNLTNAIYKERRVELVGEGHRFFDLVRTGRAAQEIDGFVSGKHEVFPIPVEEIELSGGRWNQNPGY